The Rhodoluna lacicola genome includes the window ACCATTTCACCATTGCGGGATGCCGACTGGGTAGCGGTTCGCGCCCTGGTAAAGACTTCTGAGATCAACGCCAAGATGGATAAGCTCTACGAACTCGGAGCCCGAGCAATTTTGGTGAGCGCAATTCACGCCGCGAGAATCTAGTGTCTCTTTCGGTAAGGGTAATTCCCTGCTTAGATGTTGCCGAGGGACGCGTCGTTAAGGGTGTCAACTTTCTCAACCTACGCGATGCAGGGGACCCAATCGAACTTGCTGCGAAGTACTACACCGATGGCGCCGACGAGCTCACCTTTTTGGATGTAAAAGCCACGGTAGACAATCGTTCGACCATGTATGACCTGGTCACTGCATGCGCCGAAAAGATTTTTATACCACTCACCGTAGGCGGTGGCATCCGCGAGGTGGATGACGTCGCCAAACTACTTGGTGCCGGGGCCGACAAGGTTAGTGTTGGTTCGGCGGGTATCGCCAACCCCCACTTGCTCAGTGAGATCGCTAATAGATTCGGAAACCAGGTGCTAGTTATCTCACTTGATCTAAAGCGCTCTGCAAACACAGATTCTGGTTTCGTTGTCACAAGCCACGGCGGGCGAGAGGAAACCCAGCTTGATGCAATCGACTGGATAAACCGGACCATCGAACTTGGAGCCGGAGAGTTGCTGATCAACAGCATCGACGCTGACGGCACCAGAGCAGGCTTTGACACCCAGATGATTCAGGCCGTTCGCCAAATTGCTCAAATTCCAATCATTGCCTCTGGTGGCGCAGGCAAGGCATCTGATTTTCCAGAAGCAGCAGCCGCTGGAGCAAATGCCATTCTTGCCGCATCTATCTTTCATGAAGGTTCCGTTTCTATCTCCGAGGCCAAGGCCCAACTAAAATTGGCTGGATACGAGACGAGATAGCCATGATTGCCAATCAAAATGAATTAGCCAAGCTGCGCTTCAACGAGGCTGGCTTAATCCCGGCCGTGGTGCAGAGCGCAGATAGCAAAAGGGTTCTGATGGTGGCTTGGATGAATAAGCAATCAATCGACCAAACTTTCGCAATAGGCGAGACGGTGTTTTTCTCACGGTCACGAAACGAACTTTGGCACAAGGGCGAAAGCTCGGGGAACACCCAACGAGTCCTGAAGGTAGAGGTTGATTGCGACAGCGATTGTCTGCTGATTCACGTTGAAGAAAATGGCCCAGCCTGCCACAACGGCACCGAGTCCTGTTTTGATTCAACAGTTCTTGGAGAAGCGGACGGTCTGAATGGCTAAAGTTCAGTTTTCAAAATCAGAGGTTCTAGAACTAGCCACTACACATCGCGTGATACCGCTGATCGAAACACTATTTTCGGGCATCGAAACACCCATGTCTATCTTTGAAAAATTGGCGGCTGACAAACCAGGCAGCTTCTTGCTTGAATCGGCGCAGCATGGTGTTTGGGCGAGGTACAGCTTCATAGGAGTTAATAACCGAGGCCTGCTCACTCAGGATGCGACTGGAAACGTACATTGGACCTCATCCACTCATCAATCTCCGCTAGCCGACGGCTCCACAAATCTTTCTAATTCCGGTCTTGACGCTGTAGCCCAGATACAGAAATCTTGGACCACTGTTTCAGTCGCCGATCTACCCCCTCTAACCAGCGGGTTGGTAGGAGTGATGGGCTGGGACTTGGTTCGTGAAATTGAAAACCTGCCAACGGCAAGAAGCAAAGATTTTGCTTCACCCACCCTTGCTCTGGCCATGTTTCGGGACCTGGTGATTGTGGATCACGAGACAAACTGCGTTTTGCTGGTCTCAAATGTTTTTGTGGCTGATGGTGAAGATGCGGCCCAACTCTACGAAGAAGCTGTGCAACACATCGACGCAATGCGTGCGGATCTTTTGAAGCCAATCAATTCGGTGATTGCTGACGTAGACTTCAACACCGATTTCCAGGCTCAGCACGCGGTATCAAAGGATCAATTCCTGGAAGCAATTGAGCAGGCTAAGGGATTCGTGAGAATTGGTGACGTCTTTCAAGTTGTGCTCTCGCAGCGATTTGATCTTGCCACCAACGCCAGTGCGCTTGATACCTACAGAGTCTTGCGTGCACTAAACCCAAGCCCCTACATGTACTTGCTGAATTTTGAGGACGAGCACGGTCCATACGCGGTTGTGGGTTCCTCACCCGAAGCGTTGGTGACTGTATCAGCCGGCACTGCAATCACGCACCCAATCGCAGGTTCAAGACCAAGAGGCAATAATCACGAAGCTGATCAACTTCTAGAGCAACAACTATTGGCCGACAATAAAGAGAAGTCGGAACACCTAATGCTGGTGGACCTTGCGCGCAATGACTTACTCAAAGTTTGTGATCCCGGTTCAGTAACGGTCACAGAATTCATGCAGGTGCATAAATTTAGCCACATCATGCATTTGGTATCCACGGTTGAAGGCAAAGTTGCCGAAAGTTGCACACCCATAGATGTTTTCAAAGCAACATTCCCAGCCGGCACGCTATCGGGTGCCCCAAAGCCGAGAGCTCTTGAGATCATTGACGAACTTGAATCGGCAAATCGCGGAATTTTTGGGGGAGTCGTGGGCTATTTCGACTTTGCTGGCAACGCTGACCTTGCGATTGCCATCCGAACAGCTTTTATTCGCGACGGTGTTGCACACGTGCAGGCCGGCGCGGGCATTGTGCTGGATTCAGTTCCGGAAGCTGAGTATCAAGAAACAATCGCCAAAGCCAGCGCTCCACTGCGCGCAATAGCGGCCGCCGATGCTTTGGTACGGAGAACAAACTAATAATGAGGCGCTCAATACCGCTTAGCAGAGGCCGTTCGCTTGGGCTGATTTCAATTTTTTTGATTAGCGGCTTTGTTGTAGCCGGACAAGACTGGTTCTTAGTATCAATGACTCCAAACGAGGCAGAGGTAAATCTGAAGAGCTTTGATGGATACACCGCCTACAGCTGGGTTTCTCCACTGCTTTTAGTGTGTTTAGCCGCGCTTGGTACTTCCGCCATCTCGGCTGGCGCCGCTAGGTTTATCAGTCTTTTGGTTGGTTCGATTAGCAGCTTTGCCCTGACAGCGTTGGCCGGCATGGGTGTTTTGAATCTAGATCTGTCTGGTGTGGCCGACGAAATAGCAACTGCCACCGGAATAGCTGCAACCCACGGCATTTCTGCATTAGACGTGACGATTGCGCCTATGGCAGCCGCCGCTATCGCATTTTTTGCAGTTCTTGGCATCGTCTTTTTGGCAGCATCGCTGTCCCAGCGCAATTGGGTTGCGAATTCAAGCACAGCGGTGAAGAAACCTGGAAAAAAAGCAGTAGATTCCATTTCTCTCTGGGATGAGCAGCGATAGTCTCAAGCGCCATTGGTAAGATTTAGATACACCCAGAAAGGCTAGAAATGTCAGAAAACCTCAATGATCCAGGACACGGCGATTCAGTTGCATCTTGGACCGCGGTCAGCATCATCATGGTTGCTTTCACCATCGGTACTTTTGCCTTCTGGTTTAACATCGCTCCAATCGTCTGGGCCTCTGCCGTTCTTGCTATCGCCGGAGTACCAGTGGGAATTCTTCTAAAGCGCGCTGGATATGGCGTGGGCGGCGAAAAGTCTAAGAAAAAGCACTAGTGCTTAGCGATCTTTACGCTGGATCGCTTGCGGACGCGGCTAGAAGATTAGAGAGCACCCCGCTAAAGCTTGTTGAGGCCCAAGCGCTGGCCAGACCGCCAGCATTAGATGCCATGATCGCACTGGCACCCAGTTCTCAAATTAAGGTCTTGGCTGAAGTTAAGCGTGCTTCTCCTTCAAAAGGTCAGATGGCCGCAATTCAAGATCCCGCCGCGCTAGCCAGAATCTACGCCGACAACGGCGCCAGCGCGATCAGCGTGCTCACAGAGGAGCAAAAGTTTAAGGGCTCTCTTCAAGACCTAGAGGCCGTTCGAGAATCCGTTCAAGTCCCACTACTTAGAAAAGATTTCATTGCCACGGAGCATCAGATTCTTGAAGCTAGGGCAGCGGGTGCCGACATTATCTTGCTCATCGTTGCAGGACTACCTGAAGCCGACATCGCTCGACTAATGAAATTTTCATCTGAACTTGGCATGACCCCATTCATCGAGACCCACAGTGAAGAAGAGCTGAAAATCGCACTTGGGCTTGGGGCAGCCCTGATTGGCGTCAATGCTCGTGACCTATCTACTTTTGAAACTAACAGAGACTTATTTGGCGAATTAGTTGACCTAATTCCAAGCGGAGTGATTAAAGTCGCCGAGTCTGCTGTTAGGAATGCTGATGACGTTGCGCACTACCGAAGGGCCGGAGCCGACGTGGTTCTAGTTGGTGAGGCCCTGG containing:
- the trpC gene encoding indole-3-glycerol phosphate synthase TrpC, with translation MLSDLYAGSLADAARRLESTPLKLVEAQALARPPALDAMIALAPSSQIKVLAEVKRASPSKGQMAAIQDPAALARIYADNGASAISVLTEEQKFKGSLQDLEAVRESVQVPLLRKDFIATEHQILEARAAGADIILLIVAGLPEADIARLMKFSSELGMTPFIETHSEEELKIALGLGAALIGVNARDLSTFETNRDLFGELVDLIPSGVIKVAESAVRNADDVAHYRRAGADVVLVGEALVTNDPAAMLRSFLQAGKY
- the hisF gene encoding imidazole glycerol phosphate synthase subunit HisF codes for the protein MSLSVRVIPCLDVAEGRVVKGVNFLNLRDAGDPIELAAKYYTDGADELTFLDVKATVDNRSTMYDLVTACAEKIFIPLTVGGGIREVDDVAKLLGAGADKVSVGSAGIANPHLLSEIANRFGNQVLVISLDLKRSANTDSGFVVTSHGGREETQLDAIDWINRTIELGAGELLINSIDADGTRAGFDTQMIQAVRQIAQIPIIASGGAGKASDFPEAAAAGANAILAASIFHEGSVSISEAKAQLKLAGYETR
- a CDS encoding DUF6704 family protein, translated to MSENLNDPGHGDSVASWTAVSIIMVAFTIGTFAFWFNIAPIVWASAVLAIAGVPVGILLKRAGYGVGGEKSKKKH
- the hisI gene encoding phosphoribosyl-AMP cyclohydrolase, producing the protein MIANQNELAKLRFNEAGLIPAVVQSADSKRVLMVAWMNKQSIDQTFAIGETVFFSRSRNELWHKGESSGNTQRVLKVEVDCDSDCLLIHVEENGPACHNGTESCFDSTVLGEADGLNG
- a CDS encoding Trp biosynthesis-associated membrane protein, which produces MRRSIPLSRGRSLGLISIFLISGFVVAGQDWFLVSMTPNEAEVNLKSFDGYTAYSWVSPLLLVCLAALGTSAISAGAARFISLLVGSISSFALTALAGMGVLNLDLSGVADEIATATGIAATHGISALDVTIAPMAAAAIAFFAVLGIVFLAASLSQRNWVANSSTAVKKPGKKAVDSISLWDEQR
- a CDS encoding chorismate-binding protein, which produces MAKVQFSKSEVLELATTHRVIPLIETLFSGIETPMSIFEKLAADKPGSFLLESAQHGVWARYSFIGVNNRGLLTQDATGNVHWTSSTHQSPLADGSTNLSNSGLDAVAQIQKSWTTVSVADLPPLTSGLVGVMGWDLVREIENLPTARSKDFASPTLALAMFRDLVIVDHETNCVLLVSNVFVADGEDAAQLYEEAVQHIDAMRADLLKPINSVIADVDFNTDFQAQHAVSKDQFLEAIEQAKGFVRIGDVFQVVLSQRFDLATNASALDTYRVLRALNPSPYMYLLNFEDEHGPYAVVGSSPEALVTVSAGTAITHPIAGSRPRGNNHEADQLLEQQLLADNKEKSEHLMLVDLARNDLLKVCDPGSVTVTEFMQVHKFSHIMHLVSTVEGKVAESCTPIDVFKATFPAGTLSGAPKPRALEIIDELESANRGIFGGVVGYFDFAGNADLAIAIRTAFIRDGVAHVQAGAGIVLDSVPEAEYQETIAKASAPLRAIAAADALVRRTN